CGCCGTAGGCATGCAGCTCCTTGATCTCCGCCGGCACGATGACGCCACCGCCACCGCCGAACACCTTGATGTGGCTGGCGCCGGCCTCCTTCAGCATGTCGATCATGTACTTGAAATATTCGACGTGCCCGCCCTGATAGCTGGAGAGCGCAATGCCGTGGGCGTCTTCCTGCAACGCGGCGTCGACTACCTCTTTCACGCTACGGTTGTGGCCGAGATGGATGACCTCGCAGCCGGAGCCCTGCAGGATGCGGCGCATGATGTTGATCGACGCATCGTGCCCGTCAAACAGACTGGCCGCAGTGACAAAGCGCACCTTGTTCTTCGGTTTGTAGACGAGATGCTTGGTGTCGAGATTGGACATGCGTTCCTCCATCGGCCCGGCTCGGCCCGTTTGCCCGAAATTGTCGCAGAAAACCGGCACAAGTTGACGTTAACGTCAACTTGTGTGGACGCTGCCGCTTGCGTATCGTGCGGTTCGCAGCCTGATCGAACTTGATCGATGTCAGGGTATGCGCCAGGCCACAGTGGACGCCGTGGCTCACCACACGGATCGTTGTTCTACGTCAATGGGCAACGCCCGCAGTGGGGCCACATTACGCCCTGTACCAATAACTCATCGCAACAGGAGTCCTCCATGTTCAAGAAGATTTTGATCCCCGTCGATGGCTCTGATCTCTCGCTGCGGGCGGCCGCAACCGGTGTTCAGCTCGCCAAGGAAGTGGGTGCACAGGTGGTGTTCCTGCATGGCATGGCGCCGTATATCGCGCCCTATGCGGCCGAGATTTCGATGGTCGACGACAAGACGCAGATCGCGTTTGAGAAAAGCGTCACGGACGGCAGCAGCAAGATGCTTGCGGACGCCAAGAAGATTGCCGACGCGGCAGGTGTGGCCTGCGAGACGGCCCATGCCGTCAGTTCACGTCCCGAGATGCTCATCGAGAAGACCGTCCATGACAAGGGTTGCGACCTGGTGGTGATCGCCACACACGGACGCGGTGCGGTCGGCCGCTTCGTGATGGGCAGCGTGACCAGCCGTCTGCTGCCGATTTCGTCCGTGCCGGTGCTGGTTTACCGCGACGCCACGATGGCGAAAGACGCCTAGATTCCCGTTCATCCGGCGCGATTCCATCGCGCCGCCCACGGCCCGCGCCGGACTCCGCGGGCCACCCCCTCTGCATCCACCTCACGGAATGGTTGTTACAAACCGTTACCGAGCGTTCATCAATGGTTTGCAGACGGCGGAGATAGTTGATTCATGCCAGATCGGTATGCAATCAGGAGTCAGTCATGCAGTCACACATTCAACCAGTCACGCAGCAGTTCCGCGTCGGTAACACGGGTCTGATGGCTGCCTCACGCAACGCGTCGCGCGACGCCGTGCTGGAGCAGGTTGTCGCTCTCGGCCGTGCCCGCGTCGTTACCGAAGGCACAGCGATCCATCGTGCCGGTGATCCTTTCCGTTCAGTCTTCTTTGTCAAATCGGGTGCCGCCAAGCGGATGCTGATCCAGGAAGACGGTCGTGAGCAGATTCTCGGCTTCCCGATGCCGGGCGACATCGTTGGCATGGAAGCGATTGACGCCGGCGTACACACGACGACGGTGATTGCACTTGACCTCTGTGCCGTGGTGGAAATTCCGTTTGAAGCCATCGAGGCGCTTGCGGCAGAAAACCCGGCTGTGTCCCGCTTCCTGTATCACCGCATGAGTGCTGCGCTGCGTGACGAGCACGGCTGGCTGGCTGCGCTTGGCCTGCTCAATGCCGACGAACGCGTCGCTGCGTTCCTGCTTGATCTGTCGCAACGCTTCTCGGCGCGTGGTTTCTCGGCCCGCCGCTTCATGTTGCGCATGACGCGTGCCGAAATCGGCAGCTTCCTTGGTCTGACGCTGGAAACTGTCAGCCGCGTGTTCTCGCGCTTCCAGAAGCTTGGTTTGCTCAAGGTGACACGTCGCGACATCGAGTTGCTCGACATGGACGCGCTGGCATCACTGGCGCATTCGCAAACGATGAACTGATTGTTGACCCCGGCAACTGTGCTGCCGGGGCTGACTACCGCTTGCCGTCGGGCTCGTCTGACAGCACTTTGCGGACCGCCTGTCCAAGCTGGTCGCGAGAGTAGGGCTTGCGCAGAAAGGCGATTTCGTCATTGAGTCCGAGCTGCAGCGGCAGCGCACTCTTTGCGTAGCCTGAGGCGTAGAGCACACGCAGGTCGGGCTTGATTTTCTGCAGTGACGCCGCAACGCGCGGGCCGGTTTCATCGCCTTGCAGGACGACATCAGTGAACAGCAGTGCGATGTCCGGGTGCGCGCGCACTCGGGTGCTCGCCGTGCGACGGTTGGTCGCAGTGAATGCGCGATAACCCAGGGACTGCAGGAAGCGCACGGCAACCGCCAGGACATCGGGATCGTCCTCGACCACCAGCACTGTCTCGTTGCCAGCGAGGGAGGCAGTAGCCTTGCGTGATGATGGGTCGCGATGCAGCGATATCCCCTCGGCTACTGGCAAGAACAGATTGATGGTCGTTCCCACACCAATTTCGCTGTATGCGGTGACGTGTCCGGCGCTTTGTTTGGCAAAGCCATAGACCATGCTGAGCCCGAGCCCGCTGCCTTTGCCGACGGCCTTTGTCGTGTAGAAGGGCTCGAATGCACGCGCCAGGGTTTCGCGCGACATACCAGTGCCGGTGTCGGAGACACTGAGCCGTACATACCTGCCAGCCCTCAGATCGTCGGTTTCGTCGGCACCGCCGCCTTCGAGCACCACTTCGCTGGCTTCGATACCCAGCTTGCCACCTGCGGGCATGGCGTCGCGGGCATTGACGGCGAGATTGAGCAACGCCGTCTCCAGTTGTCCGCTGTCTGCCAGCGCCAGCGGAAGCTCGGGATCGGTCGTTACGATGATTTCAATGTTGGGCCCGAGGGTCCTTGCCAGCAGGTCGCGGAATGCCGACAACAGCTCAGGGATGCGTATCGGCGCCGGCAACAAGGTCTGGCGCCGGGAAAATGCGAGCAGCTTGCCGGTGAGCTCTGCACCACGCCGCGCCGCGCGGTGCGCCGAGGCGATGGCACGTTGCGCGAACGGGTCGGGCAGTGCCATGTCTTCCAGGATTTGCAGGTTGCCGGAGATCACCGTCAGCAAATTGTTGAAATCGTGGGCGACACCACCGGTCAGCTGGCCGAGCGATTCAAGCCGTTGCGACATCAAGAGCTTGTCTTCAACTTCCGCACGTTGCAACGCGTTGGAGGCGATGTTGGCGATCGCTTCAAGAAAAGCAATGTCGTCGGTGGCAAAGTGATGTGGTGTGCGCGACGCAGCGACCAGCACGCTATGGTGATCGGCGCGGTCACCGATCGCCGCCAGCATTAGTGAGCGCATGCCGGCGTTGATGAGATCGGGCCAGATACTGATGTTGCTGGTCTGGACATCACCGACCAGTGCTGGCGCTCCCGAGCGCAGAATCGAACCACACAACAATGCGTCGGTATCGGTCACAACAAAACCGAGCAGTGGCGCGGCCAGCGGTCCAGCGGCGCTAGTGCAGGTTGCGGTGTTGGCGCCAGGCGCCTTGCGCAACAGCAGCACCGCATCGGCCGCCAGAGGCGGCGCGGCCAATTGCGTCGCCTGATCGCCAATCGCGTCGAAGTGCCGCTCACGCAGCGCAAGCTGGCTGATCCGGGTGAGCGCCTTCGCCCGCTCGAGCTCGCGCTCCTTCTGACGAGCGAGCAGTCGGTCAGTGACGTCCCGCATGGTCACGATGACCTCGGTGCCCGACGAAGTTTGGGTCGGTGCCAGGGATATCTCGACGGGGAACTCGCGACCACTCAGCTTGATGGCACGCAGCGTGCGGCCGACCCCCATTGGTCGCCGCAATTTCTGTGCAACGAACTGTTCTCGCAGGGGAACATGCGCCCGCCGTGATGACATCGGGATCAGGCGCTCGACCGGAAGCCCGTGCAACTCGCCCGGAGCGGCATCAAGCAGATGTTCGGCCTCCGCGTTGTTGAGCCGGATACGCCCGGCAGCGTCAACTACCAGAATGGCATCGGGCGCAAAGTCAAACAGTGCCTTGTACAGGTCGCCGGGCGCTGGGGCGGCGTTGGGTGCGCGTTTCATCGTTTGTGCGGTGTCGTTGCCAGCATGTAACCGGCGCCACGAACGGACTTGATCAATCGCGGCTCCTTGCCGTTGTCGCCCAGCTTTTTGCGCAGGCGACCGATCTGCACGTCAATGGTGCGATCGAATGGCCCCGCGTCCCGGTGATGTGTCCTCTGCAACAGCTGGTCACGGCTCAGGATGTGCCCTGCCTGTTCCAGCAGGACCAGCAGCAGCTCATACTCACCGGTGGTCAATGTGATCGGGTTGCCGCTGCGGTCGCGCAGCTCCCTGCGCTGGCGGTCGAGCACAAAATTGTCGAAGGCGATGGCATCAGCGGCATTGGTTTCACTCGCAGGGCTGACCGCCGGGGAGGCACCAGCCGCTGACCGGCGGCCAACGCTCCGGATGCGGGCCAACAGCTCGCGCAGCTCAAACGGCTTGGTCACGTAGTCGTCGGCTCCGATTTCGAGTCCGACAACACGGTCGATCATGTCGCCGCGTCCGGTAACCATCAGCAGGCCGCCATGCCAGTCCGCCCGCAGCCGGCGCGCGATGGCGAAACCGTCCTCGGCGCCGAGGTTAACGTCAAGCAGAATGACTTCCGGTGAGTGTTCGGCGATCTGCAGCCGCAGGCCGGCTTCGCTGCTCGCCTCAAACACCGCGATACCCTGTGAACCGAGGTAAGTAGACACAAGATCGCGAATATCTTCGTCGTCGTCGACGACAAGAACGCGGAGCGGCGATGAGCTGTTCAACGGATTGGGCGCAATACAGACGCGGGGAATGCGTCATTATGTCGCGCCGCAGCCGTAACCGGGATGGGCGGTTGCGCTCAGCTACGACTGGACGTTGCCCTAGTTTCGGCCTTTTGCTGGCAGGCCAGGCAGCGCCGGGCTGCGGGGTAGGCCAGCAGGCGCGGGTAGCCAATCGCTTCGCCGCAGGCCTCACAGACACCGTAAGTACCTTCGGCGATTTTTTCCAGCGCTGCGGAGGTGGCGGCAAGCTCGCGGGCATCACGCTCGGCGCGCGCCAGCAGGTCGTCCGATTCGGCATCTGCCGTCGCCCAGTCGGCATCGCTGCCGCCGGTAATTGACGTGTGGGTGCGATCATCGGCGTGCAGTTCGCTATCGAGCGTGGTCTGCAGCTGCCTTTCGTGCTGCTGCAGCAACTGCTTCAGATCATCAATTTGTCTTGTGGTGAGTGCAAACTGCGACATATCATCATTCCTGCCTTGGCCGCGAATGATGTGTCCGCCGCCTTCCGGTTGCCTTGATGGACATCAACACACGCGCGGCTAGCCAACTTTAGCCTTGTGTCCGATGTCGTCACCTGCAAGCTGCGCCGCCGCGCCGGATTCCCTGTTGTCAACGCCGCCGGCTGCGGACGCGGCGTCGTCTGGCGCATTTGGCACGCCCGCGCTGAGCCGCGCATCGTGCGTGGTTGACGTTTTTGACATGCACTGCGCGGCCTGCGCCGTGACGGTGGAACAAGCCCTGCGTGATCAGCCCGGGGTGCAGTCCGCCCGGGTTCACTATGCGACCCAGCGGGCCCAGATCAGCTTTGATCCAGCACAGGTGACGCTGGACAGCTTGCTCCGATGCATTGAGCGCATGGGCTACTCGGCCGATGCGGCCGGTAGCGAGAACCGGGCCGAAATCGTACGCAGGCAGCGGCATCGTCGTATCTGGGGCTTCGGGCTGGCGACCTTCTGCGCCATGCAGATCATGATGCTCACGCTGCCGAGATTCCTTGCAGGAACCGACATTGAACCTGAACTGGCGCCTTTGCTGGACTGGTCGGCGCTGGCGCTGGTGTTACCGGTGATGTGGTGGAGTGCAAGGCCGTTTTACCAGGGGGCGGCCCGCGAGCTGCGGCTACGGCGCCCTGGCATGGATTGCGCCATTACGCTGGGCACCGTGACGGCTTTCGCTGGGTCGGTGTGGCATCTGCTGGCCAACACTGGCGCGCTGTACTTTGACTCGGTGGCCATGTTTGTTGCCCTGCTGCTTGGCGTGCGCTGGCTGGAGTGGGAGCAGCGCGAACGCAATCAGGCAGTGATCCAGCAGGCCGCTGGCGCGGCTTCCCGTGGCCAGGCCTTGCGTGTGCAGGAGGGGGTTGATGGGGTTCGGATGGTCCCGACAGACGTAGACGCGCTGCAACCGGGGGACCGTGTCTGGGTGCGGACGGGCGAAGCAATCCCTGTGGATGGTCGGCTCGACAGCGAGATCGCCCTCTGCGACGAATCCCTGCTGACCGGCGAGTCCGTGAGCGTCCGTCGTCAGCGTGGCGAAAACGTCGTTGCTGGCGCCATCAATCTGGGCGCGCCGATCACCGTGCGAGCAACCGCCACGGCCGCGACCAGCACCGAACAACGCTTGCTGCTGCTCGCCGACAACGCGACCAAACCCGAGACGCTGGCATTTGCCGACATCGTCGCACGTTACTTCATGCCAGCGTTGCTTTTGCTGGCAATTGGCACCTTTGTCGCGCTGCTGCCGGCGGGCGTTGCCACTGCTACTGAACGCGCCATTGCGGTGCTGATCATCAGCTGTCCCTGCGCCCTGGCGCTGGCGGCCCCGGCTGCGCATGCGCGAGCCTTCTCTGGCCTGCTCGCCCGTGGTGTCGTATTGCGCCGTGCTTCCGCGCTCGAGCGCCTTGCCCGCAGCAACGCCTTCTTGCTGGACAAAACCGGAACGCTGTCCGATCCCGCAGTGGCGCGGGTCAGCGAATTGCGTCCTGGCTATCCGGAACAGCGGGCGCTGACCGTAATCGCTGCGCTGGAGCAGGCAGCCAACCACCCGCTTGCTGTGGCGCTGCGCGGCGCCCATGCATTTGATGTCGTCGTGACTGACGCTGACTGGCAGCCCGGCCATGGTGTTTCCGGGCGCATCGCCGGACGTGCTTACCGGTTCGGTCGGGCGGACTACGTCGGCCTCAATGACGAGTGCTTGCGCAGCGACCGGCGCCTCTGGCTGGCAGACGATGAAGGCGCGGTGTGCGCGCTTGATCTTTCGGAACGACTGCGCGAAGATGCGTCGGCACTGGTGAAGCAGTTGCTGGCGAGCGGGCAGGTGGAACTGCTTAGCGGCGATCATCCGGAACGTGCTGCCGCCGTTGCACGTACCCTGGGCATCGAAGTTTCGGAAGGCAGTGCATCGCCGGAGCGCAAGGCCGCCCGGGTGCAGCGCTTGCGGCAGGAGGGGCGCATAGTGGTCATGATCGGAGACGGTGTCAACGACAGCGTAGGGTTTGCCGGCGCCGATGTTGCCATCGCGGTTCATGGGGCAACCGATGCGGCGAAGGCAAGTGCTGACCTGATTTGCGAGTCACCTGGATTATTGCCGGTTGCGGAGGCCGTCGCCTATGCGCGGCGCGTGGTTCAGGTGGTGCGCTGGAACTTTGGCTGGGCGATTGCCTACAACCTGCTGGCCATTCCATTTGCCATCGCTGGTGCCGTCAATCCGCTGGTTGCCAGCGTTGGCATGGCGGGCAGTTCGGCGATTGTGCTACTGAATGTCATGCGACTCGGCGGTGGTCGGGAGAAATTTTCGGACCCGGCGGTGGCGCGCTGATGGAGTCGCTGTTTATTCTGGTGCCGTTGGCGCTGGTGCTTGCCGTGATCATCGGCGCCGCATTCTGGTGGTCGACCACGTCCGGCCAATTTGACGACCTTGAGCGCCACGGTCGCAGCGTTGTTGAAGATGACGACCGTTAGTCGATGCGCAAAAAAAATGTTGCAGTGCGATTGATTGTCGTCAAAGTCCCTACTTCCA
This is a stretch of genomic DNA from Casimicrobium huifangae. It encodes these proteins:
- a CDS encoding universal stress protein encodes the protein MFKKILIPVDGSDLSLRAAATGVQLAKEVGAQVVFLHGMAPYIAPYAAEISMVDDKTQIAFEKSVTDGSSKMLADAKKIADAAGVACETAHAVSSRPEMLIEKTVHDKGCDLVVIATHGRGAVGRFVMGSVTSRLLPISSVPVLVYRDATMAKDA
- a CDS encoding helix-turn-helix domain-containing protein, whose protein sequence is MQSHIQPVTQQFRVGNTGLMAASRNASRDAVLEQVVALGRARVVTEGTAIHRAGDPFRSVFFVKSGAAKRMLIQEDGREQILGFPMPGDIVGMEAIDAGVHTTTVIALDLCAVVEIPFEAIEALAAENPAVSRFLYHRMSAALRDEHGWLAALGLLNADERVAAFLLDLSQRFSARGFSARRFMLRMTRAEIGSFLGLTLETVSRVFSRFQKLGLLKVTRRDIELLDMDALASLAHSQTMN
- a CDS encoding ATP-binding protein, with the protein product MKRAPNAAPAPGDLYKALFDFAPDAILVVDAAGRIRLNNAEAEHLLDAAPGELHGLPVERLIPMSSRRAHVPLREQFVAQKLRRPMGVGRTLRAIKLSGREFPVEISLAPTQTSSGTEVIVTMRDVTDRLLARQKERELERAKALTRISQLALRERHFDAIGDQATQLAAPPLAADAVLLLRKAPGANTATCTSAAGPLAAPLLGFVVTDTDALLCGSILRSGAPALVGDVQTSNISIWPDLINAGMRSLMLAAIGDRADHHSVLVAASRTPHHFATDDIAFLEAIANIASNALQRAEVEDKLLMSQRLESLGQLTGGVAHDFNNLLTVISGNLQILEDMALPDPFAQRAIASAHRAARRGAELTGKLLAFSRRQTLLPAPIRIPELLSAFRDLLARTLGPNIEIIVTTDPELPLALADSGQLETALLNLAVNARDAMPAGGKLGIEASEVVLEGGGADETDDLRAGRYVRLSVSDTGTGMSRETLARAFEPFYTTKAVGKGSGLGLSMVYGFAKQSAGHVTAYSEIGVGTTINLFLPVAEGISLHRDPSSRKATASLAGNETVLVVEDDPDVLAVAVRFLQSLGYRAFTATNRRTASTRVRAHPDIALLFTDVVLQGDETGPRVAASLQKIKPDLRVLYASGYAKSALPLQLGLNDEIAFLRKPYSRDQLGQAVRKVLSDEPDGKR
- a CDS encoding winged helix-turn-helix domain-containing protein, whose amino-acid sequence is MNSSSPLRVLVVDDDEDIRDLVSTYLGSQGIAVFEASSEAGLRLQIAEHSPEVILLDVNLGAEDGFAIARRLRADWHGGLLMVTGRGDMIDRVVGLEIGADDYVTKPFELRELLARIRSVGRRSAAGASPAVSPASETNAADAIAFDNFVLDRQRRELRDRSGNPITLTTGEYELLLVLLEQAGHILSRDQLLQRTHHRDAGPFDRTIDVQIGRLRKKLGDNGKEPRLIKSVRGAGYMLATTPHKR
- a CDS encoding TraR/DksA family transcriptional regulator, whose translation is MSQFALTTRQIDDLKQLLQQHERQLQTTLDSELHADDRTHTSITGGSDADWATADAESDDLLARAERDARELAATSAALEKIAEGTYGVCEACGEAIGYPRLLAYPAARRCLACQQKAETRATSSRS
- a CDS encoding heavy metal translocating P-type ATPase, translating into MSSPASCAAAPDSLLSTPPAADAASSGAFGTPALSRASCVVDVFDMHCAACAVTVEQALRDQPGVQSARVHYATQRAQISFDPAQVTLDSLLRCIERMGYSADAAGSENRAEIVRRQRHRRIWGFGLATFCAMQIMMLTLPRFLAGTDIEPELAPLLDWSALALVLPVMWWSARPFYQGAARELRLRRPGMDCAITLGTVTAFAGSVWHLLANTGALYFDSVAMFVALLLGVRWLEWEQRERNQAVIQQAAGAASRGQALRVQEGVDGVRMVPTDVDALQPGDRVWVRTGEAIPVDGRLDSEIALCDESLLTGESVSVRRQRGENVVAGAINLGAPITVRATATAATSTEQRLLLLADNATKPETLAFADIVARYFMPALLLLAIGTFVALLPAGVATATERAIAVLIISCPCALALAAPAAHARAFSGLLARGVVLRRASALERLARSNAFLLDKTGTLSDPAVARVSELRPGYPEQRALTVIAALEQAANHPLAVALRGAHAFDVVVTDADWQPGHGVSGRIAGRAYRFGRADYVGLNDECLRSDRRLWLADDEGAVCALDLSERLREDASALVKQLLASGQVELLSGDHPERAAAVARTLGIEVSEGSASPERKAARVQRLRQEGRIVVMIGDGVNDSVGFAGADVAIAVHGATDAAKASADLICESPGLLPVAEAVAYARRVVQVVRWNFGWAIAYNLLAIPFAIAGAVNPLVASVGMAGSSAIVLLNVMRLGGGREKFSDPAVAR
- the ccoS gene encoding cbb3-type cytochrome oxidase assembly protein CcoS is translated as MESLFILVPLALVLAVIIGAAFWWSTTSGQFDDLERHGRSVVEDDDR